One window of the Granulicella arctica genome contains the following:
- a CDS encoding eCIS core domain-containing protein translates to MSGRSLIPEPARAAPERKPVAPALGRSAVMELERDSEELALPVYPELHLAGLEIRDGSVRVFDEDAAREMATRHLLQELAPILGLDLSRLEVHVDSDAERRTNARGATGLAENGSVYLHPQRFDPSSRTGRSLLAHETVHTAQRQIVPHTIQDTGRAHVAAEHEAAHLARAFAERSPIQRPLSSLPQEVAARAEDAPPTPALSSSVPKSRAREIAEIHRLLSGLWISDGDVFKVMRVLDTMPFAVAKEVVFELGHDDRYHLANNINKPHLGPHTTSVIATYEALTQDELRKAMDLDVFGEGDWGDMTRPVTQAAREVIGQLDPGQIQDLLRSDNRLKIKSLTSAAQLLPEDPEERKASDEKILKKEAELAASRKAVEALSTDPDANALLEKVRKALAPPLPEEGTSLSQQALAALKLLEPYRGTVLEYVAEKLDGEGLLDTLIQDLPDSSFAGPEDRSEVLLGLVRGRLASKNIQMLVDLLSYGAFDWAIRDYEAKFAYRVLAAMSLGDQYRFRQLEGGKYFFRLVHHLPRSYQEIEVHKASPEALQKIKGQFKPDARGAVDEEEGLYDAGRLYAQKRAEQGGVIQGYIEKFQAAHDAGWKKADAEARFQELAAVGAAGFGDKKVFRAKDQLLMETVVHDLDSRGFIEELFKALGDDFLFSEDNRSATVRIMMGRDPVRAAAHARDLVSLGLLDWAVTAREAFLAYLIVKALPEDQRSELIKNDGWAWSRIQSEMTEEMRQSRDLNLYVGDAEGKDRASVLGQLAEKGTWTEANAARLDGLLRMAIAMSEHKYAFERSQEFKAYADGKPALNALVKKYKLAESAAQKWKADVLKGTKWYEEGPLQTIRTIWKGLLFLFRNDVLLIRRTVGGNRLDLNQAQDVKGGSLNGVQLADPKTVEEAGENVAVDANKLTLHVDIGAHALTAYLPELLIDSVNFQSPGGNVEAGSVRLKNLQIYAIYDSEDMEQPTTAQINVGSFEIVDLLLAMREKMVSVSRLVLKKFHLGAGAKDTTTRNKETAPRSGWYFPIPFLMTIGTAVYYLFKFKGWGPDTPAQEVNHGMEQIRALDVTFDSLDVQGLTTSGGQTIGKLRVADFALRIGMNKTTALRAKIGSLDNQIRSKEAEKDDKAVAALKAQQAKANVELKGLEKDEKRVHEIQYRILHDKLSEAESKQLQGELDALKFETEGAQYLNIDSIDASGIDGGVTIKSPLHLEGLHGEGKANDLAAGAGLGLVTDAKLIEQITQGKGAEPTPLAKRGGDFRLNIDKLHASGVSVGGGQIYSSSDIAAKLKELERVKTKPEFATIYAELLELEKKAQRYEQYVEIGVSSLDDKQLEDFRGLRTVLARDASITFGSIDLLRAHLYVGFGTGRVGLGVDEATLKNITMPEKGLSIDEVKGTDIRADATAANGLSGWVDWQKNLQGGGLHAGQIEISGARDRSTGVLFKKATLKGAGVDVHDRGNLVTAGFTSLTVESLRLGPQLQLMQRRLAGLELEHNLTAAKRRDRDQLRKDLPALQSLADKRTLATARVDKAKTTEERKAADAKLKELDKLIAAGLARYGSARAELDEFGIQATGAGDVLGDVLAGNFNLDKTLKRGGVTLTGTGKDNQVLGHASVGYKSPGPEDSRLGKPTGVDVGPIKLNATVKEDGDNNLTVAVAQLDLNSISLSEILLSGTDKKTGGSKIWSNGQTSLNSLKFSGDLKFAPVDSAAGDYRLAHIEIRSFDIASIRLDAFGYEDTESKIDVRANSGTVNNVQAKGMTIDILKDKNADPIILGKASIGSISNADLSASLSGGLEMTHGLLNAKNLGIEFLKLGGKTISMDDLSLTAVNFRGPDGWAHLSLEHLSGAVTLDNDGYKLKNVRLQKLTVPSLDWKAGAMRLIADQPVELMGLHVDGHIEMKETPAAASKEAAKDGGKQKKESKLVGVHINSLGVDSIKAKHLTYQDDKIKVEVGPKPDDKTLQKALEHFQPFAIENFTIEGMDWTKETGISKGKIDVQKYGASVAYEDLSTHLKAGGGLAGRGMNATFTAPHTGTATIGTIDQLVGFAQNKDFSTKEAGIDIKSTFTFGENFIEMNDLTIKDVHFGKTTYGEGTNSQIQLGYGSIDTVKFTKAHVDYKPVVKEGKESIEVTDVHVDEIKFLDTYANNFSYSGKTEEMDGANKVTKTKNIKASFAEIEQLRFTDIHYDAAKAATTLGIHVEEDPAKSSYRAHGASAFRVYGMAGELVNKFSDGDTVAKFALQVDGGPISGDNIRLQTIKEDDDSGKTRTSLAGAFQLTRLGLENITGTYKDKKGNLTELRNKYGEQQASIEFEGMTPTFEADGTFRIPNIGAEAKDFHISRGPMSVSIPLVSIKDAALGMRGMGTEKGIRDFGLRLGKISVKNLGIWLAMHSHKATKDEVDAATADPLPRFFAEPFGSLDGDVILDLPVIPNEKVAITNGKLWFINAHPLNIGMDEKGLYLAARRNGVEKGRIHIHKMKPLPGLIPDFMESGGLDMQRLVEGEVNAPPDPYDPNAEEPEGNWKLNHASVKTGPEGLSLGKGRIGLSLSGKKEPGPDDFYLELENSQGSNILHIPESNLGEDLRINLPKFHAKQMIFPGGHSGKVDLDLFVDVQGLATLDTLITIGVPSGTIEDIEIGDMSALPAPATAGQATPAGKGAATP, encoded by the coding sequence TTGAGCGGCCGCAGCCTCATTCCGGAACCTGCACGCGCTGCGCCGGAGCGAAAGCCGGTTGCGCCGGCCCTGGGCCGCAGCGCGGTGATGGAACTGGAGCGAGATAGCGAAGAACTCGCACTGCCGGTCTATCCGGAACTTCATCTGGCCGGACTGGAGATACGCGACGGGTCCGTGCGGGTGTTCGACGAAGACGCTGCCCGCGAGATGGCGACGCGGCATCTGCTGCAAGAACTAGCACCGATCCTGGGACTCGATCTTTCCCGGTTGGAAGTGCATGTGGACTCCGACGCGGAGCGCCGCACGAACGCGCGCGGCGCCACGGGCCTGGCCGAGAACGGCTCGGTCTACCTCCATCCGCAGCGGTTCGATCCTTCCAGCCGGACCGGGCGGTCTTTGCTCGCGCACGAAACGGTGCATACCGCCCAGCGCCAGATCGTGCCGCACACGATCCAGGACACAGGCCGCGCGCATGTAGCGGCCGAGCACGAAGCGGCCCATCTGGCACGGGCGTTCGCGGAGCGTTCGCCGATCCAGCGGCCGCTCAGTTCTTTGCCCCAGGAAGTGGCGGCAAGAGCCGAAGACGCGCCCCCGACGCCAGCCCTGAGCTCGAGTGTTCCCAAGAGCCGCGCACGGGAGATCGCGGAGATCCACCGGTTGCTTTCCGGCCTTTGGATTTCGGACGGCGATGTGTTCAAGGTGATGCGTGTCCTGGACACGATGCCGTTCGCTGTGGCGAAAGAGGTGGTGTTCGAACTTGGCCACGACGACCGGTACCACCTGGCGAACAACATCAACAAGCCGCACCTAGGGCCGCATACCACCTCAGTGATCGCGACGTATGAGGCGCTTACGCAAGACGAGCTACGCAAGGCGATGGACCTGGACGTCTTTGGCGAAGGCGACTGGGGCGACATGACCCGGCCCGTGACGCAGGCCGCGCGGGAAGTGATCGGACAGTTAGATCCCGGGCAGATCCAGGACCTGCTGAGGAGCGACAACCGCCTCAAGATCAAGAGTCTTACCAGCGCGGCGCAGTTGCTTCCCGAAGACCCGGAGGAGCGTAAGGCCAGCGATGAAAAGATCCTGAAGAAGGAGGCAGAGCTCGCCGCGTCGCGCAAGGCGGTGGAGGCGCTCAGCACCGACCCCGATGCGAACGCTCTGCTGGAGAAGGTCCGCAAAGCGCTCGCGCCTCCGCTTCCCGAAGAGGGTACGTCTTTGTCGCAACAGGCGCTTGCCGCACTGAAACTGCTGGAACCTTATCGCGGCACGGTGCTTGAGTACGTCGCGGAGAAGCTGGATGGCGAAGGACTGCTGGATACGCTGATCCAGGACCTGCCGGACTCGAGTTTTGCCGGGCCGGAAGACCGCTCTGAAGTGCTGCTGGGCCTGGTGCGGGGCCGGCTGGCTTCAAAGAACATCCAGATGCTGGTGGACCTGCTCTCGTACGGCGCCTTCGATTGGGCGATACGGGATTACGAGGCCAAGTTCGCTTACCGGGTGCTGGCCGCCATGTCGCTTGGGGACCAGTACCGTTTCCGGCAGTTGGAAGGCGGGAAGTACTTCTTCCGGCTCGTGCATCACCTTCCCCGGAGTTACCAGGAGATCGAGGTCCATAAGGCCTCGCCGGAAGCGCTGCAGAAGATCAAAGGCCAGTTCAAGCCGGATGCGCGCGGGGCGGTGGATGAAGAAGAAGGCCTGTACGACGCCGGGCGACTCTATGCCCAGAAGCGCGCCGAACAGGGCGGGGTGATCCAGGGCTACATCGAAAAGTTCCAGGCTGCTCACGACGCTGGGTGGAAGAAAGCAGATGCGGAAGCGCGCTTTCAGGAACTCGCCGCAGTGGGGGCCGCAGGCTTCGGCGATAAGAAGGTGTTCAGAGCGAAAGACCAGCTCCTGATGGAGACCGTGGTCCACGACCTGGACAGCCGCGGATTCATCGAAGAGCTGTTCAAGGCGCTGGGCGACGACTTCCTGTTCTCAGAAGACAACCGGAGCGCCACTGTCCGGATCATGATGGGGCGCGACCCGGTGCGCGCGGCGGCCCATGCTCGGGACCTGGTAAGCCTCGGCCTGCTGGACTGGGCCGTGACGGCCCGCGAGGCGTTTCTAGCTTACCTGATCGTGAAAGCGCTACCTGAAGACCAGCGCAGCGAACTGATCAAGAACGATGGCTGGGCATGGTCTCGCATACAAAGCGAGATGACGGAAGAGATGCGCCAGTCGCGCGACCTGAACCTGTACGTCGGGGATGCGGAAGGCAAGGACCGCGCCTCTGTGTTGGGGCAGCTGGCGGAAAAAGGCACGTGGACGGAAGCGAATGCGGCGCGGTTGGACGGCCTGCTGCGCATGGCCATCGCGATGAGCGAGCACAAGTATGCGTTTGAGCGCTCGCAGGAGTTCAAAGCCTACGCGGACGGCAAGCCGGCGCTGAATGCGCTGGTGAAGAAGTACAAGCTGGCGGAGAGCGCCGCACAGAAGTGGAAAGCAGACGTCCTGAAAGGGACGAAGTGGTATGAAGAAGGCCCGCTGCAGACGATACGCACGATCTGGAAAGGCCTGCTCTTTCTTTTCAGGAATGACGTGCTGCTGATCCGGCGCACCGTGGGCGGCAATCGGCTGGACTTGAACCAAGCGCAGGACGTGAAAGGCGGTAGCCTGAACGGCGTTCAACTAGCCGATCCAAAGACGGTGGAAGAGGCAGGCGAGAACGTCGCCGTGGACGCGAATAAGCTGACGCTGCACGTCGACATTGGAGCGCATGCCCTGACGGCGTACCTCCCGGAACTGCTCATCGACTCGGTCAACTTTCAAAGTCCTGGCGGGAACGTGGAAGCCGGTTCTGTGCGCCTGAAGAACCTGCAGATCTACGCCATCTACGACTCGGAAGACATGGAGCAACCCACCACGGCGCAGATCAATGTGGGCAGCTTCGAGATCGTCGACCTGCTGCTGGCGATGCGGGAGAAGATGGTTTCGGTCTCACGCCTGGTGTTGAAGAAGTTTCATTTAGGCGCGGGCGCGAAGGACACCACCACGCGGAACAAAGAAACGGCACCGCGAAGTGGGTGGTACTTCCCAATTCCCTTCTTGATGACCATCGGGACCGCCGTGTACTACCTGTTCAAGTTCAAGGGATGGGGACCGGACACGCCGGCGCAAGAGGTGAACCATGGCATGGAGCAGATCCGCGCGCTCGATGTCACGTTCGATAGCCTGGATGTGCAGGGCCTGACTACGAGCGGCGGGCAAACGATCGGAAAGCTCAGGGTCGCCGATTTCGCGTTGCGCATCGGCATGAACAAAACGACGGCGCTGCGGGCGAAGATCGGGTCGCTCGACAATCAGATCCGCAGCAAGGAAGCGGAGAAGGATGACAAAGCCGTCGCCGCACTGAAAGCCCAGCAGGCAAAGGCGAATGTGGAGCTGAAGGGGCTGGAGAAGGACGAGAAGCGAGTCCATGAGATCCAGTACCGCATTCTGCATGACAAGCTGAGCGAGGCAGAGTCGAAGCAGCTTCAGGGTGAGCTCGACGCGCTGAAGTTTGAGACAGAAGGCGCTCAGTACCTGAACATCGACAGCATTGACGCCAGCGGGATCGATGGCGGCGTGACGATCAAGTCGCCGCTTCATCTTGAGGGCCTGCACGGCGAAGGCAAGGCCAACGACCTGGCGGCCGGCGCGGGCCTTGGCCTGGTGACCGATGCGAAACTGATCGAGCAGATCACTCAAGGCAAAGGAGCAGAACCTACGCCGCTGGCCAAGCGCGGCGGAGACTTCCGCTTGAACATCGACAAGCTACACGCGAGCGGTGTTTCGGTCGGGGGCGGCCAGATCTACAGCTCGAGCGATATTGCGGCGAAGCTCAAGGAGCTTGAGAGAGTTAAGACGAAGCCGGAGTTCGCGACGATCTATGCAGAGCTGCTGGAGTTGGAGAAGAAGGCCCAGCGGTATGAGCAGTACGTTGAGATCGGCGTCTCCTCGCTTGACGACAAGCAACTGGAAGACTTCCGCGGGCTTCGGACCGTGCTTGCGCGGGATGCTTCGATTACGTTCGGCAGCATCGACCTGCTGCGTGCGCACCTGTATGTGGGCTTCGGCACAGGCCGCGTTGGCCTGGGTGTAGACGAAGCCACGCTCAAGAACATCACCATGCCGGAGAAGGGCCTTTCCATTGACGAAGTGAAAGGCACGGACATCCGGGCCGACGCCACCGCGGCCAACGGCTTGTCTGGATGGGTCGACTGGCAGAAGAACCTGCAAGGTGGCGGCCTGCATGCCGGACAAATCGAGATATCAGGAGCGCGGGACCGCAGCACGGGTGTGCTCTTCAAGAAAGCGACGCTCAAGGGCGCCGGCGTTGACGTGCATGACCGGGGAAACCTGGTTACAGCGGGGTTCACTTCGCTTACTGTCGAATCGCTCCGGCTGGGGCCGCAGCTCCAGCTCATGCAGCGAAGGCTTGCCGGGCTGGAGCTGGAGCACAACCTCACCGCCGCTAAGCGCAGGGACCGCGACCAGCTGCGTAAAGACCTGCCTGCCCTGCAGTCGCTGGCGGACAAACGCACTCTCGCGACGGCTAGGGTGGACAAGGCAAAGACTACGGAAGAACGCAAGGCCGCCGATGCGAAGCTGAAGGAGCTCGACAAACTGATCGCGGCCGGGCTTGCGCGTTACGGGTCGGCGAGGGCGGAGCTGGATGAGTTCGGCATCCAGGCCACCGGGGCTGGTGATGTTCTCGGCGATGTGCTGGCCGGGAACTTCAATCTGGACAAGACACTGAAGCGCGGCGGCGTGACCCTAACGGGAACCGGCAAGGACAACCAAGTGCTGGGGCATGCGTCTGTCGGGTACAAAAGCCCGGGACCGGAGGACAGCCGGCTGGGAAAGCCGACGGGTGTGGACGTTGGGCCCATCAAGCTGAACGCCACCGTGAAGGAGGACGGGGACAACAACCTCACGGTGGCTGTAGCCCAGCTCGACCTGAACAGCATTTCCCTGTCGGAGATCCTGCTTTCCGGAACGGACAAGAAGACCGGCGGCTCGAAGATCTGGAGCAACGGGCAGACCTCGCTCAACAGCCTGAAGTTCTCTGGGGACCTCAAGTTCGCTCCAGTGGACAGCGCCGCCGGCGACTACCGCTTGGCTCACATCGAGATCCGCTCGTTCGACATTGCGAGCATCCGGCTGGACGCTTTCGGCTACGAAGACACCGAATCAAAGATCGACGTGCGCGCGAACTCCGGGACCGTGAATAACGTGCAGGCGAAAGGCATGACGATCGACATTCTGAAGGACAAGAATGCCGATCCCATCATCCTTGGAAAGGCGAGCATAGGTTCGATCTCCAACGCCGATCTTTCGGCTTCGCTTTCCGGCGGGCTGGAGATGACACACGGCCTGCTGAACGCGAAGAATCTGGGCATCGAGTTCCTGAAGCTGGGCGGCAAAACGATCTCCATGGACGACCTGAGCCTGACCGCAGTGAACTTCCGCGGACCTGATGGCTGGGCGCACCTCTCGCTGGAGCACCTGTCCGGCGCGGTCACGCTGGATAACGACGGCTACAAGCTGAAGAACGTCCGGCTGCAGAAGCTCACGGTACCCAGCCTGGATTGGAAGGCCGGCGCGATGCGCCTGATAGCCGACCAGCCCGTTGAGCTGATGGGCCTGCACGTGGATGGGCACATCGAGATGAAGGAGACGCCGGCTGCGGCTTCCAAAGAAGCGGCCAAGGACGGCGGCAAGCAGAAGAAAGAATCGAAGCTGGTAGGCGTGCACATCAACAGCCTGGGTGTGGACTCCATTAAGGCGAAGCACCTGACCTACCAGGACGACAAGATCAAGGTAGAAGTAGGGCCGAAGCCGGACGATAAGACCCTGCAGAAGGCCCTGGAGCACTTCCAGCCGTTCGCCATTGAGAACTTCACCATTGAAGGAATGGACTGGACGAAAGAAACCGGGATCAGCAAGGGGAAGATCGACGTGCAGAAGTATGGTGCGTCGGTGGCCTATGAAGACCTGAGCACTCACCTGAAAGCAGGCGGCGGGCTTGCAGGAAGAGGCATGAATGCGACGTTCACGGCCCCGCATACGGGGACGGCGACGATCGGCACAATTGATCAACTGGTGGGGTTCGCGCAGAACAAGGATTTCTCGACCAAGGAAGCGGGTATCGACATCAAGTCGACGTTTACCTTCGGCGAGAACTTCATCGAGATGAACGACCTTACGATCAAGGACGTTCATTTCGGCAAAACAACTTATGGCGAAGGGACCAACTCGCAAATACAGCTCGGCTACGGCAGCATCGATACGGTGAAGTTTACGAAAGCCCACGTGGACTACAAGCCGGTCGTGAAGGAAGGCAAAGAGAGCATTGAAGTCACGGATGTCCACGTAGACGAGATCAAGTTCCTGGATACCTACGCGAACAACTTCTCCTACAGCGGAAAGACGGAGGAGATGGATGGCGCGAACAAGGTCACCAAGACCAAGAACATCAAAGCTTCCTTTGCAGAGATCGAGCAGTTGCGGTTCACGGACATCCACTACGACGCTGCCAAGGCCGCGACCACGCTGGGCATTCACGTGGAAGAGGACCCGGCCAAATCGTCGTACCGAGCCCATGGGGCGAGTGCGTTTCGGGTATACGGCATGGCAGGAGAGTTGGTGAATAAGTTCTCCGATGGCGACACGGTGGCGAAGTTCGCCCTGCAAGTGGACGGCGGGCCCATCTCGGGCGACAACATCCGGCTCCAGACAATCAAGGAAGACGACGACTCCGGAAAGACACGGACGTCTTTGGCCGGCGCCTTCCAGCTCACACGCCTTGGGCTGGAAAACATTACGGGTACTTACAAGGACAAAAAAGGCAACCTTACCGAGCTTCGCAACAAGTATGGCGAGCAGCAGGCGTCGATCGAGTTTGAAGGAATGACGCCCACTTTCGAAGCCGATGGAACGTTCCGCATACCCAACATCGGCGCCGAGGCCAAGGACTTCCACATCTCGCGTGGGCCCATGTCCGTAAGCATCCCGCTGGTTTCCATCAAGGATGCGGCGCTGGGCATGAGAGGCATGGGCACCGAGAAAGGCATCCGCGACTTCGGCCTCCGGCTCGGGAAGATCTCTGTGAAGAACCTTGGAATCTGGCTGGCGATGCACAGCCACAAAGCCACGAAGGACGAAGTGGACGCCGCGACCGCGGACCCGCTGCCCCGCTTCTTCGCAGAGCCGTTCGGCAGCCTGGATGGAGACGTAATCCTAGACCTGCCCGTGATCCCGAACGAAAAGGTCGCGATCACCAACGGCAAGCTCTGGTTCATCAATGCACATCCACTCAACATCGGGATGGACGAGAAGGGTCTCTATCTAGCGGCACGCAGAAACGGCGTGGAGAAGGGCCGCATTCACATTCACAAGATGAAGCCGCTGCCCGGGCTGATACCGGACTTTATGGAAAGCGGCGGCCTGGATATGCAAAGACTGGTGGAAGGAGAGGTGAACGCACCGCCAGATCCTTACGATCCGAACGCAGAAGAACCAGAGGGCAACTGGAAGCTGAACCACGCGAGCGTGAAGACGGGACCGGAGGGTCTTTCCCTGGGCAAAGGCAGGATCGGTCTCTCGCTCAGCGGGAAGAAAGAGCCCGGACCGGACGACTTTTATCTCGAACTGGAGAATAGCCAGGGCAGCAACATCCTTCATATCCCGGAATCGAACCTGGGCGAAGACCTTCGCATCAACCTGCCGAAGTTCCACGCCAAGCAGATGATCTTCCCCGGCGGCCACAGCGGCAAGGTTGACCTAGACCTCTTTGTAGACGTGCAAGGCCTGGCGACGCTGGACACGCTGATCACCATCGGCGTGCCTTCCGGCACCATCGAGGACATTGAGATCGGGGACATGTCGGCGCTTCCAGCGCCAGCGACCGCTGGCCAAGCAACGCCCGCCGGTAAGGGGGCGGCCACGCCATGA
- a CDS encoding eCIS core domain-containing protein, which yields MTGPGKPLPERERLTMQSKLGRDFSNVRVHMDSSAADAVGAQAFAYGRDVVFGPEQYRPGTRSGNELLAHELAHLGQQKDQGSPALQKQPKKLPGGLGSAPPAEAFQKASGAAIEDAGVVFELDKATLSKASQTALLEAVKGHKDPVTVQIDGYASSEGQGPDLADYNMNLSAHRAAAVKHFLEGKLPAESRVVLIAHGETTDFVPLEQNRRAGIYVRDGVEKPKTAKETEQSDAKKDDELKSQGGASIVGSNPTANLDLGLHYHLDAPYFPPLDPRFNKLSTDDMDWATLHAKAMEHGLRIDDRLADSLIAHRNYSYNLVLPVLGPKLSKSLADFGTSFALSNWLTAEYPNTYDKFNADFLRSYPDEKHIIIPILTNDTLDWMIKKFSHNK from the coding sequence GTGACCGGGCCGGGCAAGCCGCTGCCGGAGCGCGAACGGCTCACCATGCAGTCCAAGCTGGGAAGGGACTTCAGCAACGTCCGTGTGCATATGGACAGCAGTGCAGCCGACGCGGTAGGTGCGCAAGCCTTCGCGTATGGGCGTGACGTGGTCTTCGGGCCGGAGCAATACCGGCCCGGAACCCGAAGCGGTAACGAACTGCTGGCGCACGAGCTGGCGCACTTGGGGCAGCAGAAGGACCAGGGCTCGCCCGCGCTCCAGAAGCAGCCGAAGAAGCTCCCGGGAGGTCTCGGGAGCGCACCGCCAGCGGAGGCTTTTCAGAAGGCTTCAGGAGCGGCGATCGAAGATGCCGGTGTCGTTTTTGAGCTGGACAAGGCCACGCTTTCGAAAGCGTCGCAGACGGCGCTGCTGGAAGCTGTGAAGGGACACAAGGACCCGGTGACCGTGCAGATCGATGGCTATGCGAGCAGCGAAGGGCAAGGCCCGGACCTGGCGGACTACAACATGAACCTTTCCGCGCACCGGGCCGCGGCGGTCAAGCACTTCCTGGAGGGGAAGCTGCCGGCTGAGTCGAGGGTCGTGTTGATTGCGCATGGGGAAACGACGGATTTTGTGCCCCTGGAACAGAACAGACGGGCCGGGATCTATGTGCGCGACGGCGTCGAGAAGCCGAAGACGGCCAAGGAAACAGAACAGTCTGACGCAAAGAAGGACGACGAGTTGAAATCGCAGGGCGGCGCTTCCATCGTGGGCTCGAACCCAACCGCAAACCTGGATCTCGGTCTGCACTATCACCTCGATGCTCCGTATTTTCCGCCGCTCGACCCCAGGTTCAACAAGCTTTCAACCGACGACATGGACTGGGCGACGCTTCACGCCAAGGCCATGGAACACGGACTGAGGATCGACGACAGGTTGGCCGACTCGCTGATCGCTCACCGGAACTATAGCTACAACCTGGTGCTGCCCGTTCTGGGGCCCAAGCTTTCCAAGAGCCTCGCCGATTTCGGCACAAGCTTTGCTTTAAGCAACTGGCTTACAGCGGAATATCCCAACACGTACGACAAGTTCAACGCAGATTTTCTGCGTTCTTATCCGGATGAAAAGCACATTATTATCCCCATCCTCACCAATGACACGTTGGACTGGATGATCAAGAAGTTCAGCCACAATAAGTAG
- a CDS encoding LysM domain-containing protein: protein MANYSFPISSRYYNIDTTTLTNAAGEQVTYLLRRFVPDPDQFSLLQYYTVKEGDRLDNVASALMGDPQAFWRIADANRAMNAEKLTGTPGRKLRITLPQGIPGTTNA from the coding sequence ATGGCGAACTACAGTTTTCCGATCTCCAGCCGCTACTACAACATCGACACGACGACGCTGACCAACGCCGCCGGCGAACAGGTTACGTACCTGTTGCGGCGCTTCGTGCCCGACCCCGACCAGTTTTCGTTGCTGCAGTACTACACGGTGAAGGAAGGCGACCGGCTGGACAATGTGGCGTCTGCGCTGATGGGCGACCCGCAGGCCTTCTGGCGTATCGCCGATGCGAACCGGGCCATGAACGCGGAGAAGCTGACGGGCACGCCCGGGCGCAAACTCCGCATTACGCTGCCGCAAGGCATACCGGGGACGACGAATGCTTAA
- a CDS encoding phage baseplate assembly protein V, which produces MSDLATGKKFYGKYRGTVVLNVDPEQRGRITCTVPDVLGPTPSSWCEACAPLAGPTGTPMGAYLVPPIGTSVWVEFEQGDPEFPVWTGCRFDIGSPPSMAMTGSPVSPSIIFQTSLQNTIAISDMPGVLGGIMLQSTSGVSLIVNDTGIYMTNGKGATVTLIGNTVNVNDGALTVL; this is translated from the coding sequence ATGAGCGATCTCGCGACTGGGAAGAAGTTTTACGGCAAGTACCGCGGCACGGTGGTCCTGAACGTGGACCCGGAACAGCGCGGCCGCATCACGTGCACCGTCCCGGATGTGCTGGGGCCGACGCCCTCAAGCTGGTGCGAAGCGTGTGCACCTCTTGCAGGCCCCACGGGCACGCCGATGGGCGCATATCTTGTGCCCCCTATCGGGACGAGCGTGTGGGTGGAGTTCGAGCAGGGCGATCCCGAGTTTCCGGTATGGACCGGATGCCGGTTCGATATAGGCAGTCCTCCGTCGATGGCCATGACGGGCTCGCCCGTTTCGCCGAGCATCATCTTTCAGACTTCGCTGCAGAACACGATCGCTATCAGCGATATGCCGGGAGTGTTGGGCGGCATCATGCTGCAGAGCACGTCGGGCGTGTCGTTGATCGTGAACGACACGGGAATCTATATGACCAACGGCAAGGGCGCTACGGTGACCTTGATCGGGAACACGGTCAACGTCAATGACGGGGCCTTAACCGTACTGTAG
- a CDS encoding GPW/gp25 family protein: protein MNIDFPFHFDGRGQTTTADLNDHVREMLEQLIFTVPGERVNRPDFGSAVSQLLFAPNSPELAATVQFSLHAAIQRWLGDILDLQDVTVASEDSSLTITVAYVIRQINQQQTATFVRTT from the coding sequence ATGAACATCGATTTTCCGTTTCATTTTGATGGGCGAGGACAGACGACGACGGCGGACCTGAACGACCACGTCCGCGAAATGCTGGAGCAACTGATCTTTACCGTGCCCGGCGAGCGTGTGAACCGGCCGGACTTCGGCAGCGCGGTTTCGCAGCTGCTGTTTGCGCCCAACAGCCCGGAGCTTGCCGCAACCGTGCAGTTCTCCCTGCACGCGGCCATTCAGCGATGGCTGGGCGACATTCTCGACCTGCAGGACGTGACGGTGGCCTCAGAAGACTCGTCGCTCACGATCACGGTGGCGTACGTGATCCGGCAGATCAATCAGCAGCAGACCGCAACCTTTGTACGTACCACTTAG